In one window of Bizionia sp. M204 DNA:
- the hemL gene encoding glutamate-1-semialdehyde 2,1-aminomutase, producing the protein MQYKRSSALFAQAEKVIPGGVNSPVRAFGAVGGTPIFIKKAHGPYLIDEDDNQYIDYINSWGPMILGHAFQPVVDAVVEKTKLGTSFGTPTEIETKIAELAVSMVPNIDKIRFVNSGTEACMSAVRLARGFTGKDKIIKFAGCYHGHSDSFLIQAGSGAVTFGSPNSPGVTQGTAKDTLLANFNDLENVKELIQANINEIACIILEPVAGNMGCIPPKQNFLQGLRDLCTEHNILLIFDEVMTGFRLSKGGVQQLYGIKADIVCFGKVIGGGLPVGAFAAREEIMNHLAPLGPVYQAGTLSGNPLAMAAGLAMLQALNTDDEIYRRLEEKTAYLHNGMSKVLTENNIVHTINRVGSMISVHFSDTPVVDFQSAANGNNETFKKFFHGLLDGGIYIAPSAFETWFITDALSYDDLDKTIEVVGKVAKTL; encoded by the coding sequence ATGCAATACAAAAGAAGTAGTGCGCTTTTTGCACAAGCTGAAAAAGTAATCCCAGGTGGTGTAAACTCTCCCGTAAGAGCCTTTGGAGCTGTTGGAGGAACACCTATTTTTATAAAAAAAGCGCATGGACCTTATTTAATAGATGAAGATGATAATCAATATATCGATTACATTAATTCTTGGGGACCCATGATTTTAGGTCATGCTTTTCAACCCGTAGTTGATGCGGTCGTTGAAAAAACAAAGCTTGGAACATCCTTCGGAACACCGACGGAAATTGAAACTAAAATTGCTGAATTGGCGGTTTCCATGGTTCCTAATATTGATAAAATTAGATTTGTAAATTCGGGAACCGAAGCTTGTATGAGTGCTGTTCGTTTAGCACGTGGTTTTACAGGAAAAGATAAAATTATAAAGTTTGCCGGTTGTTATCATGGTCATAGTGATAGTTTTTTAATTCAGGCAGGAAGTGGTGCTGTAACCTTCGGATCACCAAATAGTCCAGGTGTAACCCAAGGTACAGCTAAAGATACTTTATTAGCTAATTTTAACGATTTAGAAAACGTTAAAGAATTAATTCAAGCAAATATTAATGAGATAGCCTGTATTATTTTAGAGCCTGTGGCAGGGAATATGGGATGTATTCCTCCTAAACAAAATTTTCTACAAGGCTTAAGAGATTTATGTACAGAACATAATATTCTTTTAATTTTTGATGAGGTTATGACGGGTTTCCGCTTATCAAAAGGAGGCGTTCAGCAATTATATGGTATTAAAGCGGATATCGTTTGTTTTGGAAAAGTAATAGGAGGCGGTTTACCAGTTGGTGCGTTTGCAGCTCGTGAAGAAATAATGAATCATTTAGCGCCGCTCGGGCCTGTTTATCAGGCAGGAACATTAAGTGGTAATCCGTTAGCTATGGCGGCTGGTTTGGCAATGCTACAGGCATTGAATACGGATGATGAAATTTATAGACGCCTAGAAGAAAAAACAGCCTATTTGCATAATGGGATGTCTAAAGTTTTAACTGAAAACAATATCGTTCATACCATTAATAGAGTTGGTTCCATGATATCTGTTCATTTTTCAGATACCCCTGTTGTAGATTTTCAATCGGCTGCCAATGGAAATAATGAAACCTTTAAAAAGTTTTTTCATGGTTTGCTAGATGGTGGTATTTATATAGCGCCAAGTGCATTTGAAACATGGTTTATTACGGATGCTTTAAGTTATGATGATCTGGATAAAACAATTGAAGTAGTTGGCAAAGTTGCTAAAACTTTATAA
- a CDS encoding glucosaminidase domain-containing protein yields the protein MKRVLVVICMALIVFSCGSKKRAASKSKNKTKTERVVKTPEVKKPTVETPSEYPVKKKVVISNSPIDDYIALYSDIAQEEMRLYQIPASITLAQGILESSSGRGRLAVEANNHFGIKCHEWTGARIYHDDDADQECFRKYNDAKYSYRDHSLFLKERKRYYKLFELEIDDYEGWAKGLKAAGYATDRKYPDKLISLIERYELYKYDEIVTGKKTRVAEVSSSMESSHRVVKGDTLYSLSKRYNTTVENLKRLNNLSSNNLNIGDLIVVKSN from the coding sequence ATGAAGCGAGTACTAGTAGTAATTTGTATGGCATTAATTGTTTTTAGTTGTGGTTCTAAAAAACGAGCAGCTTCTAAATCCAAGAATAAAACCAAAACGGAGCGGGTTGTAAAAACGCCAGAGGTGAAAAAACCAACGGTGGAAACGCCATCAGAATATCCTGTTAAAAAAAAGGTGGTAATAAGCAATAGTCCTATTGATGATTATATTGCATTGTATAGTGATATTGCTCAAGAAGAAATGCGCTTATACCAAATTCCAGCTAGTATTACTTTAGCTCAAGGGATTTTAGAATCCAGTTCGGGTCGCGGTCGTTTGGCAGTTGAAGCTAACAATCATTTTGGAATAAAATGTCATGAATGGACAGGTGCTAGAATTTATCATGATGATGATGCCGATCAAGAATGTTTCCGAAAGTATAATGATGCCAAATATTCCTATCGTGATCATTCACTATTCTTGAAGGAACGTAAACGTTATTACAAGTTATTTGAATTGGAAATTGACGACTATGAAGGCTGGGCTAAAGGTTTAAAAGCCGCAGGATATGCAACGGATAGAAAGTACCCTGATAAATTAATTAGTCTTATTGAGCGTTATGAATTGTACAAATATGATGAAATAGTTACTGGAAAAAAAACACGAGTTGCTGAAGTTAGTTCATCTATGGAATCTTCTCATCGAGTGGTTAAAGGTGATACCCTTTATTCACTTTCAAAACGCTACAATACAACCGTTGAAAATTTAAAACGCCTCAATAATTTATCATCTAATAATTTAAATATTGGAGATTTAATAGTGGTAAAATCTAATTAA
- a CDS encoding 1-aminocyclopropane-1-carboxylate deaminase/D-cysteine desulfhydrase — protein MFEISENLNIRIDNQLFVKPDYLVDPFISGNKYRKLKYNILEAKKQDVQTLLTFGGAYSNHIAAVAAAGNRFKFQTIGVIRGEELSKEIQKNPTLRFAKSQGMQFYFVSRDTYREKETETFIENLRNKFGEFYFIPEGGTNELAIKGCEEILTEQDTEFDFITSAVGTGGTISGLINSAKAHQKILGFPALKGDFLRKDISKFAKRENWDLISDYHFGGYAKINLELISFINDFKQQFNIPLDPIYTGKMAFGVCDLIKKGYFPKDAKILMIHTGGLQGIKGMNRILEKKNMIKIQ, from the coding sequence ATGTTCGAGATTTCTGAAAATTTAAATATTCGTATTGATAATCAGCTTTTTGTAAAACCGGACTATTTGGTGGATCCATTTATATCAGGGAACAAGTATCGTAAATTAAAATACAATATTCTAGAAGCTAAAAAGCAAGATGTTCAAACACTTTTAACCTTTGGAGGTGCTTATTCAAACCATATTGCAGCAGTTGCTGCGGCCGGAAATCGATTTAAGTTTCAAACTATAGGCGTAATTCGAGGGGAAGAATTATCGAAAGAAATCCAGAAGAATCCAACTTTAAGGTTTGCAAAATCGCAAGGCATGCAATTTTATTTTGTTTCACGGGACACATATCGGGAAAAAGAAACAGAAACATTTATTGAGAATTTAAGGAATAAATTTGGCGAATTTTATTTCATACCTGAAGGTGGCACAAATGAATTAGCTATAAAAGGTTGTGAAGAAATATTAACGGAACAGGATACGGAATTCGATTTCATTACGTCTGCAGTGGGAACGGGTGGTACTATTTCTGGATTAATAAATTCAGCAAAAGCACATCAAAAAATTCTTGGTTTTCCTGCCCTTAAAGGTGATTTTTTACGGAAAGATATTAGTAAATTTGCAAAGCGGGAAAATTGGGATTTAATTTCGGATTACCATTTTGGAGGTTATGCTAAAATAAATTTGGAATTAATTAGTTTTATTAATGATTTTAAGCAACAATTTAATATACCATTAGACCCCATTTATACAGGAAAAATGGCTTTTGGAGTATGCGATTTGATAAAAAAAGGATATTTTCCTAAAGATGCTAAAATACTAATGATTCATACGGGAGGCCTACAAGGAATTAAGGGTATGAATCGTATTTTAGAAAAGAAGAATATGATAAAAATTCAATGA
- a CDS encoding GEVED domain-containing protein codes for MIKKLLLLTGILYLSVFTDIFAQAPGNTCVAAVNLTLPTAGNSITTGPRNLSSFTDTIDNFNCESGLYGGGPDGFYSIVVPAGGGDYTFAYTTGNTYKSFSIHTACAPTTGNCVGGFVTGTNTTGSATYTLAAGTYYLVVDNWPSPAYAEYTLVITRNAPPTSYCTPSSTANGYYINNFSTTGGLTNITHNGSGFSAGGYGDFTARSASQIAGSNINFSATHVGGTFETNIWVDWNSDFSFNNSNENVFNSPGYLATQTGTFTVPAATPAGTYRMRVRSDWSTSDVSPCGFDDRSETHDYLLIIGVPVAPAITSLSNNVGCTGSSLTITGTNLSATSSVTIGGTNATVTANTANSITVTVGTGTTGTVSVTTPGGTITSAATFTVNPLPANPANPTSNSPQCNPTGVTITRSGTPTGGITWFWQTTANGTNTTNNSNTPLVVNTSGRYYIRAQNNATGCWSSGSGSVLVTVNNAINSLSGATNPTNNTTNVCYAGLGAINSINWSAAAGATGYDVYFGTNATPPLVSSNQIPRTYNTGTLLANTQYYWRVVPIGPCGPTTNTPITWNFRTSTVPCVCTPSPSSVDGQGITNVTFSTVNNTTGIEANNYGNYTSQVGTALEGSTLPISVTFGTTLDYDTTIWVDWNDDLDFTGPGEEMFVGESPGGNPNTINASFLIPGGTTGTHLMRIGGRDFGPVTDPCYSGSYGSFEDYSLTITPLNCTANPQALTAIVTTTTTTSLSWTAPVPAPANGYEYIVSTDNTTTTPAGDITGTTSGTTINLTGLAIGTTYYVFVRGICNAVDFGAWFTTTFNTGCTDIVTTPTLCPTVIIDEQGNNPFNADPFISDPTVNLDCSFPTVTLQANSNLKETTSYLVEQITYPNPAPNYDFPTLGNSNNQSITTDDYWADSKTNLGFDFCFYENSYTQTLVSPNGAITFDSNIDAGDYAGYSFNNNLPSTVGALFEQTIYGVYHDIIPTSLPVGAIKSRTIGTAPCRQFQVSWNDIPMFGDASRLHTAMIVLHETTNIIEVFIEEKRIENGNNSPWNGGNAIVGIQGDITPLAPNNQYAVAPCRNGLDTNWEATNEAWRFTPDGAAIVPSNITWYQGSVAPGNEVTDNGDGTVTVNTPDSYFAVSNYITCSGALELTDEIIVNQSSKTWMGYIDNNWYIDGNWEPNGVPTATDCVLIPDTTVSNIDFPIADESYFTPPTPPSPAFALNLTVAPTARLEVASNTKLVVTDWVHLDGTIDIRDSGSLIQVTDGAANVNNNSGNGNINMRRTATIASSYDYIYWSSPVEGFDVTNVSPGSSLRYQWIPTIPGNGAGNFGNWQATTETMLNGKGYIIRNVAGTPTAGTPEFLGKPNNGVITKAITRGIYDGIDYTGGGNTIATRLDDNWNLVGNPYPSAISANAFLNANANIPSPTITGTVYLWRHLVTPSNAEDDPFYDGFVYNYNQNDYIAHNGTGSNPPGFGGDIAAGQAFFVLMEHAAPVSSSVIFNNTMRSETLNNSQFYRTNNTSENFIEIEKHRIWLDLIAPNNSANSILVGYIENATNDVDRLFDGFELSETSNRFYSLINTEEMSIQGRTLPFVDSDLVPLGVEIASTGNYSIALNTLDGLFLETDQIIFIEDTYTNTIHNVRISPYSFNTEAGTFNDRFILRYTNNSLSVDEYNANSGLTITAPNSSYIKVSSKNSSIKSVFVYDMLGRELIQKLNINSQEIVFDNLSFSDGAYIVKATTTNNMSRIEKVILKR; via the coding sequence ATGATTAAAAAATTACTCCTGCTGACAGGTATCTTATATTTATCAGTTTTTACAGATATTTTTGCTCAAGCTCCAGGTAACACATGTGTTGCCGCTGTTAATCTTACTTTACCAACCGCAGGTAACAGCATTACAACAGGCCCACGGAACTTGAGCAGTTTTACAGATACCATAGATAATTTTAATTGTGAAAGCGGATTATATGGAGGAGGCCCTGATGGATTCTATAGTATAGTTGTTCCCGCAGGTGGTGGAGATTACACATTTGCATACACCACAGGAAATACGTATAAGTCATTTTCTATTCATACCGCATGCGCACCAACCACAGGAAATTGTGTTGGCGGCTTCGTTACAGGAACAAATACAACTGGCAGTGCTACATACACTTTAGCCGCAGGCACTTATTATTTGGTGGTTGATAATTGGCCTTCCCCTGCATATGCAGAATACACATTGGTGATTACGAGAAATGCACCGCCAACAAGCTATTGCACACCTTCATCAACTGCCAACGGTTACTATATAAATAACTTTTCTACTACTGGCGGTTTAACTAATATAACTCATAATGGCTCCGGTTTTTCAGCTGGTGGTTATGGTGATTTTACTGCTAGATCAGCTAGCCAAATTGCAGGTTCAAATATTAATTTTAGTGCTACCCATGTTGGAGGTACGTTTGAGACCAATATTTGGGTAGATTGGAATAGTGATTTTTCTTTCAACAATTCTAATGAAAACGTTTTTAACTCTCCGGGTTATCTAGCTACACAAACAGGCACTTTTACAGTGCCTGCTGCTACACCAGCCGGAACGTATCGAATGCGAGTACGATCAGATTGGTCCACATCAGATGTAAGCCCATGTGGGTTTGATGATAGAAGTGAGACTCATGATTATTTATTAATAATTGGTGTCCCTGTGGCTCCAGCTATAACTAGTTTAAGCAATAATGTAGGATGCACTGGAAGCTCTTTAACAATTACAGGCACAAATTTATCTGCTACATCTTCCGTAACTATTGGAGGAACTAATGCCACTGTTACGGCAAATACAGCAAACTCCATTACCGTTACTGTTGGAACCGGAACTACAGGAACCGTATCTGTTACCACACCTGGAGGCACTATAACAAGCGCTGCCACTTTTACAGTAAACCCTCTACCAGCAAACCCTGCAAACCCTACAAGCAACTCCCCACAATGCAACCCAACTGGCGTTACCATTACAAGAAGTGGAACTCCTACCGGAGGAATTACTTGGTTTTGGCAAACCACTGCCAACGGAACAAATACTACAAATAATTCAAATACACCATTAGTTGTTAATACTTCTGGCAGATACTATATTAGAGCACAAAACAACGCTACAGGTTGCTGGAGTTCTGGATCTGGAAGTGTGTTAGTTACTGTTAATAATGCAATAAATAGTCTGTCTGGAGCCACTAACCCAACAAATAATACAACTAACGTTTGTTATGCTGGTTTAGGAGCAATTAACAGTATAAATTGGTCTGCTGCCGCAGGTGCAACGGGTTATGACGTATATTTTGGCACGAATGCGACTCCACCTTTGGTTAGTTCAAATCAAATTCCAAGAACTTATAATACAGGAACTCTATTAGCGAATACGCAATATTATTGGCGTGTAGTTCCAATTGGACCTTGTGGTCCGACTACAAATACGCCAATAACTTGGAATTTCAGAACGAGCACTGTACCCTGTGTGTGCACACCTTCGCCCTCAAGCGTTGATGGACAAGGGATAACAAATGTGACGTTCAGCACAGTAAACAACACTACTGGAATTGAAGCAAATAATTATGGAAATTACACTTCGCAAGTTGGTACAGCTCTAGAAGGAAGCACTTTACCCATTAGTGTGACTTTTGGCACTACGCTAGATTATGATACCACTATCTGGGTAGATTGGAATGATGATTTAGACTTTACAGGTCCAGGTGAAGAAATGTTTGTTGGAGAATCTCCAGGCGGAAATCCTAATACAATAAATGCGTCGTTTTTAATTCCCGGAGGTACTACTGGAACGCACCTTATGCGTATTGGCGGGCGAGATTTTGGGCCAGTTACAGATCCTTGTTATTCTGGAAGCTATGGTAGTTTTGAAGATTACTCCCTAACAATTACTCCTTTAAACTGTACAGCAAACCCACAAGCTTTAACCGCAATTGTTACAACTACAACCACTACATCTTTAAGTTGGACAGCTCCAGTCCCTGCTCCTGCAAATGGATATGAATATATCGTATCAACAGATAATACGACAACAACACCTGCAGGAGACATTACTGGCACCACTTCAGGAACAACTATAAACTTAACTGGTTTAGCGATAGGAACTACTTATTATGTTTTTGTAAGAGGTATTTGTAACGCTGTAGATTTTGGTGCATGGTTCACCACAACTTTCAATACTGGCTGCACTGATATTGTAACAACACCAACCCTCTGTCCCACTGTAATAATTGATGAGCAAGGTAACAACCCTTTTAATGCAGATCCATTTATATCAGACCCAACTGTAAATTTAGATTGTAGCTTTCCTACTGTTACTTTACAAGCAAATTCGAACTTAAAAGAAACCACTAGCTACCTTGTAGAACAAATAACATACCCAAATCCAGCTCCTAATTACGATTTTCCAACCCTTGGAAATAGCAACAATCAATCTATTACGACTGATGATTACTGGGCTGATTCTAAAACTAATCTTGGATTTGATTTTTGTTTTTATGAAAACTCATACACTCAAACTTTAGTAAGTCCAAATGGAGCAATTACCTTCGATAGCAACATTGATGCAGGAGATTATGCTGGCTATAGTTTTAACAACAACCTACCTAGTACAGTAGGAGCTTTATTTGAACAAACTATTTATGGAGTCTATCATGATATCATCCCTACCTCTTTACCTGTAGGTGCTATTAAAAGCCGAACTATTGGCACTGCTCCTTGCAGACAATTTCAAGTATCTTGGAACGACATTCCTATGTTTGGTGATGCTAGCAGACTACATACCGCTATGATTGTATTACATGAAACCACAAACATTATCGAAGTATTTATAGAAGAGAAACGAATAGAAAACGGAAACAACTCTCCATGGAATGGCGGTAATGCCATTGTAGGAATTCAAGGAGATATTACACCTTTAGCTCCTAACAACCAATACGCGGTGGCTCCATGTAGAAATGGATTGGATACCAATTGGGAGGCAACTAACGAAGCTTGGCGTTTTACTCCAGACGGAGCCGCTATAGTACCATCAAACATTACTTGGTATCAAGGTTCGGTAGCACCCGGAAATGAAGTGACTGACAATGGAGATGGTACGGTAACTGTTAATACTCCTGACTCTTATTTTGCAGTTTCAAATTACATCACTTGTTCGGGTGCACTTGAATTAACAGACGAAATTATTGTAAACCAATCGAGTAAAACATGGATGGGATATATTGATAACAATTGGTATATAGACGGTAATTGGGAACCAAATGGTGTTCCAACAGCCACAGATTGTGTACTTATACCTGATACAACTGTTTCAAATATTGATTTCCCAATTGCTGATGAAAGCTATTTTACACCTCCTACTCCGCCTTCTCCAGCTTTTGCTTTAAATTTAACTGTTGCACCCACTGCCCGTTTGGAAGTCGCTTCTAATACAAAATTGGTTGTAACAGATTGGGTTCATCTGGATGGAACTATTGATATTAGAGACTCTGGTAGCTTAATACAAGTTACCGATGGAGCAGCCAATGTTAATAACAACTCTGGAAATGGCAATATAAATATGAGACGAACAGCAACTATTGCAAGCTCTTATGATTATATTTATTGGTCCTCACCCGTAGAAGGATTTGATGTAACCAATGTATCTCCCGGATCTTCATTAAGATATCAATGGATTCCAACCATTCCTGGGAATGGTGCTGGAAATTTCGGAAATTGGCAAGCAACAACGGAAACCATGCTAAACGGTAAAGGATATATTATTAGAAATGTGGCTGGAACGCCAACAGCTGGAACCCCTGAATTTTTAGGCAAACCTAACAATGGTGTCATTACAAAAGCTATAACAAGAGGCATTTATGATGGAATAGATTATACAGGTGGAGGAAACACAATAGCTACGAGGTTAGACGACAACTGGAATTTAGTTGGTAATCCGTATCCTTCTGCAATCTCTGCAAATGCTTTTCTAAATGCAAATGCAAATATACCGAGTCCAACAATTACCGGAACCGTATATTTATGGCGACATTTAGTTACGCCAAGCAATGCTGAAGATGATCCTTTTTATGATGGTTTTGTTTACAATTACAACCAAAATGATTACATAGCACATAATGGCACAGGCTCTAATCCTCCTGGTTTCGGAGGTGATATCGCCGCAGGACAAGCATTTTTTGTACTTATGGAACATGCAGCTCCAGTGAGTTCTAGCGTTATATTTAATAATACCATGCGAAGTGAAACGTTGAATAATAGCCAATTTTACAGAACAAATAATACTTCCGAAAACTTCATAGAAATTGAAAAACACCGCATCTGGCTAGATTTAATTGCACCAAACAATAGCGCAAATTCTATTTTGGTAGGCTATATAGAGAATGCTACCAATGATGTAGACAGGCTTTTTGACGGCTTTGAATTAAGTGAAACCAGTAACCGCTTCTATTCACTTATCAACACTGAAGAAATGTCCATTCAAGGGAGAACATTACCGTTTGTTGATTCTGATTTAGTGCCACTAGGTGTTGAAATAGCTTCAACTGGAAATTACTCTATTGCTTTAAATACGCTTGATGGTTTATTTTTAGAGACTGATCAAATCATTTTCATTGAAGATACTTACACAAACACAATCCATAACGTACGTATTTCACCATATAGTTTCAATACCGAAGCGGGTACGTTTAATGATCGTTTTATTTTACGTTACACTAATAATTCGTTGTCCGTTGATGAATATAACGCGAATTCTGGTTTAACTATCACAGCACCTAATAGTAGCTATATAAAAGTATCATCTAAAAACAGCAGCATTAAATCGGTTTTTGTTTATGATATGTTAGGTCGTGAATTGATTCAGAAACTAAATATTAATTCACAAGAAATAGTTTTTGACAATTTAAGCTTTTCTGATGGCGCTTACATTGTTAAAGCTACCACAACTAATAACATGTCACGTATTGAGAAGGTAATTTTGAAACGATAA
- a CDS encoding DUF5522 domain-containing protein has protein sequence MKKIIPIEEGDFYWTPEGYRCFTEQYHLKRGYCCESGCRHCPYGYNKKN, from the coding sequence ATGAAGAAAATCATACCGATTGAAGAAGGTGATTTCTACTGGACACCTGAAGGTTATCGCTGTTTTACAGAGCAGTATCACTTAAAACGTGGATACTGTTGTGAAAGCGGCTGCAGACATTGCCCTTATGGCTATAATAAGAAAAACTGA
- a CDS encoding urocanate hydratase yields the protein MTFQEHILQGIPNSLPESKPYDSEINHAPKRKNILSDEEKILALRNALRYFDPKHHETLLPEFKNELETYGRIYMYRLRPDYKMYARPMDEYPAKTKQAAAIMLMIQNNLDYAVAQHPHELITYGGNGGVFSNWAQYLLTMKYLAEMTEEQTLVMYSGHPMGLFPSHKDAPRVVATNGMMIPNYSKPDDWEKYNALGVTQYGQMTAGSYMYIGPQGIVHGTTITVLNGFRKIKKSPKGNLFVTSGLGGMSGAQPKAGNIAGCITVCAEVNPKITQVRLDQGWIDEKITDLDQLVSRVEQAKQYKETISIAYLGNVVDVWEKFDEANITIDLGSDQTSLHNPWAGGYYPVGLSFEESNILMANNPNLFKEKVQETLRRHAKAINKHTAKGTYFFDYGNAFLLEASRAGADVMAKKPTHGREFKYPSYVQDIMGPMCFDYGFGPFRWVCASGKPEDLAKTDAIACQVLEEIKRNSPEEIQQQMADNIQWIKGAQENKLVVGSQARILYADAEGRMKIAKAFNNAIAKGEIGQIILGRDHHDVSGTDSPYRETSNIYDGSRYTADMAIQNVIGDSFRGATWVSIHNGGGVGWGEVINGGFGMVLDGSNDADRRLKSMLFWDVNNGISRRSWARNDEAIFAIKRAMKAEPNLKVTLPNLVNDKLFNAI from the coding sequence ATGACATTTCAAGAACACATATTACAAGGCATTCCAAATTCATTACCCGAATCAAAACCATATGATTCGGAAATAAATCACGCACCAAAACGCAAAAATATCTTATCTGATGAGGAAAAAATATTAGCATTACGTAATGCATTGCGTTATTTTGATCCCAAACATCATGAAACTTTATTGCCGGAGTTTAAAAACGAATTAGAAACCTACGGTAGAATTTACATGTATCGCCTGCGTCCAGATTATAAAATGTATGCACGTCCTATGGACGAATATCCAGCAAAAACAAAGCAAGCTGCTGCTATTATGCTCATGATTCAGAACAATTTGGATTACGCGGTGGCGCAACATCCACATGAACTAATTACCTACGGTGGAAATGGTGGTGTTTTTTCCAATTGGGCACAATATTTATTAACCATGAAGTACCTTGCGGAAATGACTGAAGAACAAACATTGGTTATGTATTCTGGTCACCCTATGGGTTTATTTCCCTCTCATAAAGATGCACCACGTGTTGTGGCTACCAATGGCATGATGATTCCTAATTATTCTAAACCCGATGATTGGGAAAAATACAATGCACTTGGTGTAACCCAATATGGCCAAATGACTGCTGGAAGCTATATGTATATTGGCCCACAAGGCATTGTGCATGGAACAACCATAACAGTTTTAAATGGTTTCAGAAAAATAAAAAAATCACCAAAAGGAAATCTATTTGTAACATCTGGTTTAGGTGGCATGAGTGGCGCCCAACCAAAAGCTGGAAATATTGCTGGTTGTATTACAGTATGTGCAGAAGTGAATCCTAAAATAACGCAAGTGCGTTTAGATCAAGGTTGGATTGATGAAAAGATAACGGATTTAGACCAATTGGTATCACGAGTTGAACAAGCAAAACAGTATAAAGAAACGATTTCTATTGCCTATTTAGGAAACGTAGTAGATGTCTGGGAAAAATTTGATGAAGCCAATATTACCATTGATTTGGGTAGTGATCAAACATCATTACACAACCCTTGGGCTGGCGGCTACTACCCAGTAGGCTTGAGTTTTGAGGAGTCAAACATCCTGATGGCTAACAACCCTAATTTATTTAAAGAAAAAGTTCAAGAAACCCTCCGACGTCATGCCAAAGCTATTAATAAACACACAGCAAAAGGCACGTATTTCTTTGATTACGGAAATGCATTTTTATTAGAAGCCTCTCGGGCTGGAGCAGATGTTATGGCAAAAAAACCAACTCATGGGCGCGAGTTTAAATATCCAAGTTACGTACAAGATATTATGGGCCCTATGTGCTTTGATTACGGTTTTGGCCCATTCCGCTGGGTATGTGCTTCAGGAAAACCCGAAGATCTAGCAAAAACAGATGCTATAGCTTGCCAAGTTTTAGAGGAGATCAAGAGAAACTCACCTGAAGAAATTCAGCAACAAATGGCGGATAATATTCAATGGATAAAAGGTGCACAAGAAAATAAATTAGTAGTCGGCTCACAGGCTAGAATACTATATGCCGATGCCGAAGGGCGAATGAAAATTGCAAAAGCCTTTAATAATGCCATTGCAAAAGGTGAGATTGGCCAAATTATTCTTGGTCGCGATCATCACGATGTATCCGGAACAGATTCACCTTACCGAGAAACTAGTAATATTTACGACGGATCGCGCTACACAGCTGATATGGCCATTCAAAATGTAATTGGTGATAGCTTCCGTGGTGCCACTTGGGTAAGTATTCATAATGGTGGTGGCGTTGGTTGGGGCGAAGTTATAAATGGTGGGTTTGGTATGGTTCTTGATGGTAGTAATGATGCTGATAGACGTTTAAAATCAATGTTATTCTGGGATGTAAACAATGGTATTTCTAGAAGGAGTTGGGCAAGAAATGATGAAGCCATTTTTGCTATTAAACGCGCCATGAAAGCCGAACCAAATTTAAAGGTTACGCTACCAAATTTGGTTAATGATAAATTATTTAACGCAATTTAA
- a CDS encoding DUF4136 domain-containing protein → MKKTIITSILAMIIMATVTSCSSVQVVADYDKQVNFDSYKTFAFYKPGIDKAEINDLDKRRILRAIENELVAKGFTKSENPDLLVSIIASSREKIDIYNNYYAGYGAGWGWNPYYYGNYNNVSTSTEGSLYIDLIDAKKKELVWQGQGVGYLNGSKMEQKEERINEFVSKIMAVYPPQVKK, encoded by the coding sequence ATGAAAAAAACAATCATTACATCCATTTTGGCCATGATAATTATGGCTACAGTAACATCTTGTAGTTCTGTACAAGTAGTTGCAGATTACGACAAGCAGGTGAATTTTGACTCGTATAAAACGTTTGCATTCTATAAACCTGGAATTGATAAAGCTGAAATTAATGATTTAGATAAACGCCGAATACTACGTGCTATTGAAAACGAATTAGTAGCAAAAGGATTTACGAAATCAGAGAACCCTGATTTGCTTGTTAGTATTATAGCTTCATCTCGTGAAAAAATAGATATCTATAACAACTATTATGCTGGTTATGGTGCGGGTTGGGGATGGAATCCTTATTACTACGGGAATTACAATAACGTTTCAACTTCCACAGAAGGGTCTTTATATATAGACTTAATTGATGCTAAAAAGAAAGAACTTGTGTGGCAAGGCCAAGGCGTTGGCTATTTAAATGGTTCCAAAATGGAACAAAAGGAAGAACGCATTAATGAGTTTGTATCCAAAATCATGGCTGTATATCCGCCACAAGTCAAAAAATAA